The Glycine soja cultivar W05 chromosome 9, ASM419377v2, whole genome shotgun sequence sequence tcaaatttgttTATACTAGCCCTTaaccttttttataaaattactgCAGGATGATATGATGAAGAACACATTGAAGAGTCTTTATTTAGAGAAATCTGAAGGCAATTTAATAATCAATGGCATCTTgtgatttttctttgtaaataaaaagcaaaaatttaGTGAGGTAGTATGTTGAAATAAAGTTTCACTGGGCTAAGGGAGTCTGGGATCTGACTCTGTGCATACTACATAcactaaatttatttaaatggcATCCTCTGTGCTCTGTGATTGTGTGTATTACATACATACTATCCCTGTTTGTCAAATGTATCTGCAGAGAGATGAAATATATATGATGAACATTtggaaaatatttgaattacatGTCTGCATTATGTGTATCAAAAATCTTATTTACCAAAGATGATTATAAAGAAAGACTATTCCTGAATATAGAGTGATTTTGAGAATCATTCTAAAGTAAAGAAAAGCTTAATGGTATGAGTATGACGgtaactttaattataattgagcATTTAAGGATATCTACTTGCAGCAATCATGGAATATCATTACAAGTCTTTAAAGGATATAATTATCTAAACATCACTGAGCAGAAGCAGATTCCATACTATCTTATAATAGAGGAACAAGGAAAAATTGTAGCAGTAGTATCACTTTAAGCAGCTGAAATGAATGAACAAATATCATATTCTCATTGTTCATCCAATCATCCAAGAACTTGAACAGTCAGCATTCACTACTCCTACAGTATGAATGAAAAACTCTTAAACcagaagaaaactaaaaaaaagatgtACATGGagaaacttttcttttttttcttttcttcccccTGCTGCTATAGTTAAAAATATTGAGCAGGTAAACATCCTTAATTTCCTGATCAAATACAACCTAGCATCTTTCTGAAAATCCGCAAAAActacaaataaaattcattatacaACTGATGATAGGAATACTTCAATAGCATCCATCCCACCATTTAATAGTTATGCACCTCTTGAATAGTTGGTAAAGAAGGTAACCATTTTTGGCACCCTCTCAAACCAAAACTTCGCCTGACACGTGCAGCTCTACATTGGATTTGGAGCCTCTTTGATCCGCTTAACAGCGATTCCAATTCTTCTGCAGTCACCACAATCTTCACACTCCTAGCCTTCAACTTTCTGTTGTTAGTTGTCCTACAAGGCATATCCGATTGCAACATGAATGGTGCAAGCTGGTAAACCTCCCCATGCCGCAGCTTCCTACGCACCACTATGTAATGCTTATTAGGAGCAGAGTTCATCTTTTCAACTGGCACTGAGGCATCTAATTCTCTTCCTTCAATTAGAGGATATCTGGTTTGCTTCTTTGGTTGAGAGTGGTAACCCATACAGTTTCCCATTTTGCATATGATCAAATGAAGGACTAACCATCATATAGAGAAAGTTGGGTCAATTTaagttgaataaaatattaacgTGCAAGCCATCATTGATCACATACCTTTCGTTACGTGTTGActtctattaaaaataagaatatacaGAAGAGTTCCATTAggccaaaaaaagtaaagaggGGTGTGACTGGATAGGCACTTCAGGTCCAGGTAAGACTAGAAGTTGCAAGCACATTACTACTAAATGTTCCCTAAACTAAAGTCAAAAGAACTTTATTCCTTAATTTGCCAACCTTTGTCCAagcaattaattatttcaataataacacattaaAGCCATAAGCAAAAAGTCAAAGTCAATCCTACAGATAAAAGAATTGACTGAAAAAAGTAACAATCATGTTCAATAAAAAGGTCAATCTCAACCCTGCTTAcaccattattttcttttattcttctttttaagTCTTTTTTAAAACAGTAAACGAAAAGAAAAAGCAGATAATAGCCTGCTTTTTCTCAGTTGTTTTTGCAATATGGGAACTGCTTGTTTAGATTCACATTGAACTATCCCGAACTAAGTTGAAATAGTGGCTAACgtgatttcaaataaaaattcatatgtTTGGTTGCATTTTGAGAAATTGGTTTCAGGTTCAAATTgacttaaaaaacatttttgtacgttagataaaaaaattataaattttaatataatttgctTTAATGAAAAAAACGTCAAAATATAAAACGcatcacttcaaaatcaattttacagtCATTCCCTCGCACAAATGAAAATGTAATAGTTGAAAAGGAATACAACACTTTATTCAAAGAGTAGAACTATGCCTTCTTTTCTTGAACcagaataggaaaaaaaaaaaaactggtccCAGCCGTGTAAACCAGCTCTCAGTTTATAACAGAAGGTACCGGATTGTGTTTGTTTAGAACAGAATAAAAACATGTGCCACATCAACCTGGCCATAAAATGAGGCATCCTTGGACTCAGACTACAATAATGAGAAGACCAACTTTCACCCCGTGCACCTGTCCTTGCCAACTATTAATTCCAGTATCCATTTGTTCAATCAACACTACTAATAACCTAGTATCCTACAACATACGATTTTGAAATTCACCAGAGCCACAAAGCCAAGAACTTATTACTTACATTTACTCTTTCTAGATATTAGTATCACACCTTCATTCACAATGTAAGACATCCAaaataagacaaattttcaGAAACTATTCATCAAAACTTTCTCCCATGGTAAGGGAAAAATGCAAAAAGTATGTGTTTCGGGGTTGCCTAATAGCAAACAGCAATATCATTGGGGAAGAACCACTACTGAACCCCTAGATTGCAGCCATGATGTAGCTGCTTCACTGGTAGCCAAAAACCAGCCAGCCTTATTGGCAGCCTTATGAAATGGAGCTTTAAGTTCCTTCAGATACAATTCAAATACAGTAGGCAAAACTTTATCTGAAAATCTGTGTTTCCCACCCCCAGTATTAATTCCAAGTAGTGGTGGAAGCTCCTCCCCTAGTTCCAAAGTCTTAGACAAGTCATTTATCCAAACACTTAAGGCGGTCAGAGCAGCTCCAACTGACAGTCTCTTTAGGTGCAGAGACCACTTTGCTTGAGATCTTGACTGTATATCTGTATATATCTCAAGAGTCAGCCCAAGGTCCAGAAGGTCACGAGCTCTGTCTGGCACATCCAGGTTCACACAAAGATCAATTAGACAATTGCACATGGACTTCTTTATATCAGCTTCAGTTGAATTCAAAAGTTCTGACGCCTCCATTCTAAAATCTCCACCACCCTCCTGCTTTTCCATTATATATCTTAACACAGACCCAAGCTTTGGATTAGCCTTCTCAACACAACCTGTTAGCTTACCAAGTTCTTCTTTTGGTACTTGGGTCATTGCATACAGAAGACAATCACAGAAGCGACCATCAGGACTGATGCCCAAATCCATGAGCTGATTAAATATCTTTACAACGTCATCAGTTCGCTTGGCTTTTCCATAGCAATGGACAAGGGATGTCAGAACTATAATATTAGGCTCAAATCCAGATTCCATCATTTCATTGAACATGGCTTCCATCTCTGAAATTTTCCCAATGCTGGAGTACATGTTGATCAAGGATGCATATGTAAAACTGTCTGGACGGCAAGTCCCAGAACTTTTCATGTCTTCAAAAATTTTAACAGCTTCACCCTCACATCCAACATTTGCACACATGTCAAAAAGCATGTTATAAAGAAGTATATCCAAATCCTTCCCCTTCTCCTTCATTTCCTTGTAAACATTCAGTGCATCTCTGTTAAACCGTGCTCTACAATAGGCTTGTAACAAAGCTGCATAGGTAGGCCAATTTGGTGTCAACCCATTATTTATCATCTCCTCATATATAGCCTTGGCATCCCTGGCCCTCTTAGCTCTCCCCATGGCATACAACAGAGCATTATACGTTACCAAGTTCGGCTTTGCACCAAGAACCTTCAAGTCATTGTAAACATTCAAGCATCCATCATAGTTCCCTGACATCCCATGCATCTTAATCAACCCCGAGAACACCACCGTGTCAACATGCCATTTCTCTGCTTTTGCACGATCATACAGTCTCAAAGCCATATCAGCATTACCAGTTCGAGCATAAGAATATATCATAGACGAGCACACATTGTCATCCGGTTCACAACCGAAAGAGGGCATCATCTCAAACCACTTCACAGCCTTATGCGGCAAAGAACACACGGAAGCACAGATAATCATAGTTGAAAACGTAATGAGATTAGGGTTGACCCCTCTTTGAAGCATTTCATCAAACAGCTTCTCTGCTCCTTCGAAATCCTTAACCTCCCTAAAAAGCTTCAGGGTAACGTTGTAGAGAATAACGTGCCTAGCGTGTTTAATCTTCTGCTTGAAGTACTCAACAGCGAGGAGTGCAGTGTAGGGATTCACCATGGAATTGAGAATAAACACTGCATCAGCTTCTAAAACATTGTCCCCCAAAACTTTGAGGATTTCAGAAACGTGTTGCTGGGTGGGGTTGCAGGAGTCGAGAGACCTGGCAAGTTTGGTGAGAGATGAAGACCTGGTGTGATAGGAATTCTTCCAAAGGTGTTTTGCTCTGGGGCTTTTGGGATTGACCCAGATGGAAGTTTTGGATAAAGACGAAGACTTTGCATCTGGGTCATCGAGTATTGTGTCTTGTAGAAGGGTTTTGGATTGATGGGAAGAAGGGAAGTTGGGAAGTTTGGAATGGCGGGAAGAGTAAGAGGGGATAGAAGTGGTATTAGTGATTTGTTTACGATaatggaaggaagaagaagaagaagaagaaggaagaagaggaaaagaagaagaacaacagAGAAGGTAAGACTGAGCCATTTTCCTTCTTCCCTCTGAGTCTGAGACTGTCGAGACTCGAGAAAACTGATATggctttgaaaaagaaaaaaaataaatataaacagaCGGGTTGTTGAGCAAGAAATTACTTTATTTCCTCCAAATCTTAAGACACACACGATCATAGTTCTttatgcaaattcaagtattttttatttttattttctacaacACAAGTATAGAACTTGAGacttatgagaaaaaaaaaaacttgagacTTCTTATTAACCTGATTGATTAATGCTGGGGTGAGTGATATGTAAGTTCAAGTAATTTATAGGAGAGGAAAAAAGGTTTTCATGTTttcattcaaaaatatttttatagtattattccattacacaaataattttgtacgactaattattataaaaatctataaatttatcataggtttaatttcttttactcttaaaattaataccaaaattaatttctgatcaattgaaattataaaatcttttacatttacaatacATATCCATTAAtctattaaagaaaaatactaacatttctttttctagATATTTACATACCAAAACAATGTTCGCAGAATAATTTCCAGTTGCCTTGGTGGCTCTTTGCTCATTCTAATGTCAATAGAGCTCTTCAATTCCAATACTACAATATTCGTCCTAGGTAAAAATTTAGAAGGACTAGAAAAtactattaaattaataatagaaaataaaattaaaatcatgtgTTCATAATcatacttgtatttcttcacaCGAAGTTCTGTACAATCATATACAGTACAAAATTTCTACAAAACGAATAGGAAAATGCCAAAAACATTAGCATGGCACATCGTTTCTCAAACAATATTATCGATACTTAAGGTCATTGTTGGAAGTTGGAACACGTAAAACCATAGAGTTCAAAGTTCAAATCAGCAATTGAACCTCTAGACTCCAGCCATGATTTGGCAGCAGCCTTTGTAACCAAAAACCAGCCAGCCTTAGCCTCATGAAATGGAGCATGGAGTTCCTTCAAATGTGATTCAAATACACCAGCTAAGCCTTTTTCTGAATACTTAAGTTTTCCTTTCCCAGTATTAATTCCAAGTAGTGGAGGAAGGTCCTCCCCTGATTCCAATGCCTTAGACAACTCATTGATCCAAACATGTAATGCAGTCATAGCAGCACCAACCGAGAGCTCTTTCAGATGCAAAGACCACTGAGTTTGGGATTTGGATTGGATATTTGGATATATCTCAAGCACCAGTCCTAAATCCAGAAGGTCACATGCTCTTTCAGGCACATTCAGTTTGACACAAAGATCAATTAGACAATTGCACAAAGGCATCTTTACTTTGGCATCAATTGAATTAAGAAATtctgatgcttcctttttaaaatCCCCGTcaccctcctcctccaccaaatATTTTACCACAGAACCAAGCTTTGTGTTAGCCTTTTCAATGCAATCTGTTAGCTTACCATACTCTTCTTTTGGTGTTTGAGTCAGAACATTTAGAAGAGAACAGCAGAAGTGATCATTTGGAACAATACCCAAATCCAGAAGTTGCTTAAATACCTTCACAACATCATCAGTTCGCTTAGCTTTCCCATAGCAATGGACAAGTGATGTCAGAACAAAAATAGTAGGTTGAAATCCAGATTGGATCATTTCATTCAACATCCCTTCTGCCTCTGAAACTTTACCACTGCGGGAATACATGGTAATCATGGATGAAAATGTCCAACTGTCAGGCTGGCAAGTCCCAGAACttttcatttcataaaaaatttcagCTGCTCTATCTGTGTAGCCAACATCAGCACACATAGCTAAAAGCTTGTTATAAAGATCTGCAGTCATATCCATTCCATTCCCCTTCATTTCCTTATAAACACCAAGAGCCTCTTCACTACAATGTGCTATAGTATAGACTTCCAAAAGACATGCATATGTTATAAAATCTGGTGAAACTCCATTACTTTTCATCTCTTTATATATAGCCTTGGCCTGTCGGTGCTTCTGAGCTTTCAACATGGCACCCAACAGAGTGTTATATGTCACCACATTAGGCTTCGCACCAAGAACTTTCATTTCTTGGTAGACTTTCAAGCATTTATCATAATTTCCTGCCATGCTATACATCTTAATCAATGCTGAGAACGTTGCTGCATCAAGGCACCATTTCTCTGCTATTGCACGATCATATAGGCTCACAGCCTTGTCAACATTATTAGAAAGTGCATAAGCATATACCATGGCCGAGCATGTGATGCCATCAGGTTCATACCCAAAGCCAGACATCTTTTCAAACAACTCGACAGGCTTATTAGCACAGTTAACCATAGTTGAAAATGTAAAGTTATTAGGTTTTACCCCTCTTTGAAGCATTTCGTCGAACAACTTCTTTGCTCCTTCAAAATCCCTATACTTCCTAAACAAATTCAGGACCGCATTGTAAAAAATCAACTCCTTATCTATAGTGAAATTAATCCTGTTCAGGAAGTATTTAAGAACAAAGGATGCAGTGTTGGGATTTACCATCCTATTGAGAATAAATATAACATCTCCTTCTGAAACCATGTCCCCTATACCCTTCAAAATTGTGGAGACCTGTTGCTCCCATGGATTGCTTGATTCCAAAGACTCGGTGAGTTTGAGATGAGAACTGTACATGTTGATCAAGCACGAGTATGTAAAATTGTCTGGCTGGCAAGTCCATGAACTTTTCATGTCTTTAAAGATTTCAACAGCTTCATCCATGCAACCAACATCAGCACACATTTCAAAAAGCAAGTTATAAAGAAATACATCAACATTAATTCTCTTTTCCTTCATTTCCTTATAAACTCTCAGCGCATCCTCATGACACCGTGCTTTACAATAGGCTTCTAAAAGAGCTGCATAGGTAGGCCAATTGGGTGAAAATCCATTACTTATCATCTCCTCATATATAGCCTTGGTGTCCCCGGCTCTCTTAGCTCTCCCCATGACATTCAACAGAGTGTCATAAGTTTCCTTGATAGGCTTGGCACCAAGAACCTTCATATCATTGTAAACTCTTAAACATCCATCAAAATCGTCAAACTTCCCAAACATCTTAATCAATGCCAAGAATGCTGCCGTATCAACTCGCCATTTCTCTGTTTTTGCATGATCATACAGTTTCAAAGCCATATCAGCATTCCAACTACACGCATAAGCATGAATCATAAAGGATGTTACACCGGCATCAGGTTGAACCccaaaggagggcattttctcAAAAAACTCAATAGCCTTGTACGGCAAAGAAAACATGGAAGCAGAGCTAATTATAGTTGAAAACGTAATGAGATTTGGGTTGACCCCTCTTTGAAGCATTTCATCAAACACCTTCTCTTCACCTTCGAAATCCCTTACCGCCCTAAACAGCTTGAGGGTGACGTTGTAGAGAACAACGTGCCTAGAGGGTTTAATCTTCTGCGTGAAGTAGTAGTTAACAGCGAGGAGTGCAGTGTAGGGATTGACCATGGAATTGAGAATAACGACGGcatcggattcgaaaactttgTCCCCCAAAACTTGAAGGATTTGAGAGACGCGTTGCTGGGTGGGGTTGCAGGAGTCGAGAGACTTGGCGAGTTTGGTGAGAGATGAAGACCTGGCGTGATAGGGATTCTTCCAAAGGTGTTTGACTCTGGGGCTTTTGGGATTGACCCAGATGGAAGTTTTGGATAAAGACGAAGACTTTGCATCTGGGTCTTGTGGAGTGTAGGTGGCTTGGACTTGGAGAAGCGTTTTGGGATTATGAGATAAAGGGAAGGTGGGAAGTTTGAAATGGCGGGAAAAGCAAGAGAAGGAAATAGAAGTGGTGATGGGTTTACGGTAATGGAAGGCAGAAGAAcaaggaggagaagaagaagaagaagaagaagatgatgatgatgagcagATAAGGTAAGATTGAGCCATTTTCCTTCCCTCTCTCTAAGACTGTATATACGTATAACGCTCGAGAAAATTGATGAACAAAATGTAAACTGACTGATTGATGAACAAACATAAGtgcaaattgtttttttttttttcctgctgAATATGATTAATTCACTTTCTCGACGTGATCATGGATAAATTATTGGACTAGTTCAAGAAAATACAATCCCTtaaacattagtttttttttattgatataaattaaaagataaatataaaaaatttataataatttacatattctaTTTATCCAATTGAATTAAACTTTTTCGTAtattagtttaatttctattaacatGTTTATGTTTagagaaacaaaataagaatttaattaagtttGGGAATTGAAATAATACATCCGAAAAAGATTTCCTTAATTCCAAAAACTAATATGAAAATGTGttatactttctttttttttggttaggAATGTGTTATTCTTTCTGGAACCAAAATCAttctatttaaaataaacatgaacAATGACAAACCAAAAAATTtccagttatttacattttttcctgTAACAAACTTATATCAAAACAATGTTCGCCGAATAAGTTTCAGTTGCCTTGGTTCTTTGATAATTCCAATGTAAATAGAGCTTTTCAATAGCCAATACGATATTCGCCCTAGGAGTAACAATTTCAAAGGACTAGCAAATAGTATCAAATTAAGATcaagattaaattaatattagaaaATAGTATTAAAATCATGTTTTCCTACTTGTATTCACGCGAAGTTTCATACATAAATATACAGTACAAAATTTCCGCAAAAGGAATAGGAATATGCCAAAAAGATTAACATGGCACATGTTCCTAAAACAACACTATCAATACTAAAGGACCATTGTTGGAACACCTAAAACCAGAGAGTTCAAACCAGCAATTGATTCGGTTGAATCCCTAGACTCCAGCCATGATTTGGCTGCAGCCTTTGTAACCAAAAACCAGCCAGCCTTAGACTCATGAAATGGAGCATTGAGTTCCTTCAAATGTGATTCAAATACACTAGCCAAGCCTTTGTCTGAATACTTGTGTTTTCCTTGCCCAGTATTAATTCCAAGTAGTGGAGGAAGGTCCTCCCCTGATTCCAATGCCTTAGACAAGTCATTAATCCAAACATGTAATGCAGTCATGGCAGCTCCAACTGAGAGTTCTTTCAGATGCAAAGACCACTGAGTTTGGGATTTGAACTGGATATTTGTATATATCTCAAGCATGAGTCCTAAATCCAGAAGGTCACGTGCTCTTTCAGGCACATTCAGCTTGACACAAAGATCAATTAGACAATTGCATAAAGGCTTCTTTACTTCAGCAtcaattgaatttaaaagttCTAATGCTTCCTTTCTAAAGGCTTCATCACCCTCCAGCTCTTCCATCAAATATCTTACCACAGTCCCAAGCTTTGTATTAGCCTTCTCAATGCAATCTGTTAGCTTACCAAGCTCTTCTTTTGGTGTTTGAGTCAGAACATTTAGAAGAGAACAGCAGAAGTGATCATTTGGAACAATGCCCAAATCCAGGAGCTGTTTAAATATCTTCACAACATCATCAGTTCGCTTTGCTTTTCCATAGCAGCAGATGAGTGATGTCATAACAAAAATAGTAGGTTGAAATCCAGATTGGATCATTTCATTCAACATCCCTTCTGCCTCTGAAACTTTACCACTGCGGGAATACATGGTAATCATGGATGAAAATGTCCAACTGTCAGGCTGGCAAGTCCCAGAACttttcatttcataaaaaatttcagATGCTCTATCTGTGTAGCCAACATCAGCACACATAGCTAAAAGCTTGTTATAAAGATCTGCAGTTATATCCATTCCATTCCCCTTCATTTCCTTATAAACACCAAGAGCCTCTTCACTACATTGTGCTCTAGTATAAACTTCCAAAAGTGATGCATATGTTATAAAATCTGGTGAAACTCCATTACTTTTCATCTCTTTATATATAGCTTTGGCCTGTCGGTGCTTCTTAGATCTCAACAAGGCACCCAACAGAGTGTTATATGTCACCACATTAGGCTTCACACCAACAACCTTCATTTCTTGGTAGACTTCTAAGCATTTATCATACTTTCCTGCCATGCTATACATCTTAATCAAT is a genomic window containing:
- the LOC114425189 gene encoding pentatricopeptide repeat-containing protein At4g16390, chloroplastic-like, which encodes MAQSYLLCCSSSFPLLPSSSSSSSFHYRKQITNTTSIPSYSSRHSKLPNFPSSHQSKTLLQDTILDDPDAKSSSLSKTSIWVNPKSPRAKHLWKNSYHTRSSSLTKLARSLDSCNPTQQHVSEILKVLGDNVLEADAVFILNSMVNPYTALLAVEYFKQKIKHARHVILYNVTLKLFREVKDFEGAEKLFDEMLQRGVNPNLITFSTMIICASVCSLPHKAVKWFEMMPSFGCEPDDNVCSSMIYSYARTGNADMALRLYDRAKAEKWHVDTVVFSGLIKMHGMSGNYDGCLNVYNDLKVLGAKPNLVTYNALLYAMGRAKRARDAKAIYEEMINNGLTPNWPTYAALLQAYCRARFNRDALNVYKEMKEKGKDLDILLYNMLFDMCANVGCEGEAVKIFEDMKSSGTCRPDSFTYASLINMYSSIGKISEMEAMFNEMMESGFEPNIIVLTSLVHCYGKAKRTDDVVKIFNQLMDLGISPDGRFCDCLLYAMTQVPKEELGKLTGCVEKANPKLGSVLRYIMEKQEGGGDFRMEASELLNSTEADIKKSMCNCLIDLCVNLDVPDRARDLLDLGLTLEIYTDIQSRSQAKWSLHLKRLSVGAALTALSVWINDLSKTLELGEELPPLLGINTGGGKHRFSDKVLPTVFELYLKELKAPFHKAANKAGWFLATSEAATSWLQSRGSVVVLPQ
- the LOC114367044 gene encoding pentatricopeptide repeat-containing protein At4g16390, chloroplastic-like, whose protein sequence is MAQSYLICSSSSSSSSSSSSPPCSSAFHYRKPITTSISFSCFSRHFKLPTFPLSHNPKTLLQVQATYTPQDPDAKSSSLSKTSIWVNPKSPRVKHLWKNPYHARSSSLTKLAKSLDSCNPTQQRVSQILQVLGDKVFESDAVVILNSMVNPYTALLAVNYYFTQKIKPSRHVVLYNVTLKLFRAVRDFEGEEKVFDEMLQRGVNPNLITFSTIISSASMFSLPYKAIEFFEKMPSFGVQPDAGVTSFMIHAYACSWNADMALKLYDHAKTEKWRVDTAAFLALIKMFGKFDDFDGCLRVYNDMKVLGAKPIKETYDTLLNVMGRAKRAGDTKAIYEEMISNGFSPNWPTYAALLEAYCKARCHEDALRVYKEMKEKRINVDVFLYNLLFEMCADVGCMDEAVEIFKDMKSSWTCQPDNFTYSCLINMYSSHLKLTESLESSNPWEQQVSTILKGIGDMVSEGDVIFILNRMVNPNTASFVLKYFLNRINFTIDKELIFYNAVLNLFRKYRDFEGAKKLFDEMLQRGVKPNNFTFSTMVNCANKPVELFEKMSGFGYEPDGITCSAMVYAYALSNNVDKAVSLYDRAIAEKWCLDAATFSALIKMYSMAGNYDKCLKVYQEMKVLGAKPNVVTYNTLLGAMLKAQKHRQAKAIYKEMKSNGVSPDFITYACLLEVYTIAHCSEEALGVYKEMKGNGMDMTADLYNKLLAMCADVGYTDRAAEIFYEMKSSGTCQPDSWTFSSMITMYSRSGKVSEAEGMLNEMIQSGFQPTIFVLTSLVHCYGKAKRTDDVVKVFKQLLDLGIVPNDHFCCSLLNVLTQTPKEEYGKLTDCIEKANTKLGSVVKYLVEEEGDGDFKKEASEFLNSIDAKVKMPLCNCLIDLCVKLNVPERACDLLDLGLVLEIYPNIQSKSQTQWSLHLKELSVGAAMTALHVWINELSKALESGEDLPPLLGINTGKGKLKYSEKGLAGVFESHLKELHAPFHEAKAGWFLVTKAAAKSWLESRGSIADLNFELYGFTCSNFQQ